The following proteins come from a genomic window of Micromonospora echinofusca:
- a CDS encoding radical SAM protein, translating to MNPDYVALLPQDAEDRDRVVIEWVMSSICNYKCSYCPDILHDGRIRWPEYDDMVDFCSRAIRHYTALGKDVTVLFSGGEPSRYRRFMELAAATRAMGASVAILSNGSRPEAWWTEALPHLDEALLSFHIEQADVQHFSDRVAQLSAVIPTQVNVVMVPDRFAECLAISDELRNRHPAATVHYKPMMEHWRRMSGGYDPQATQVLWNANMGGERPVRFPRGTLLKGDMLRLAADGAATPVTPIELILGEDNHWLGWECAIGQETLFVEFDQVLRSVCGVGEPLGTIRDRDLIFPVGPVTCTRASCTCIAGIKASKSSPNSHEVPLPTPTVRTS from the coding sequence GTGAACCCGGACTATGTCGCTCTCCTGCCCCAGGACGCCGAGGACCGCGATCGCGTCGTCATCGAGTGGGTGATGTCGAGTATCTGCAACTACAAGTGCTCGTACTGCCCGGACATCCTCCACGACGGCCGCATCCGCTGGCCGGAGTACGACGACATGGTCGACTTCTGCTCCCGGGCGATCCGCCACTACACCGCCCTCGGCAAGGACGTGACCGTCCTGTTCTCCGGCGGCGAGCCGTCGCGCTACCGCCGCTTCATGGAGCTGGCTGCGGCGACCCGCGCGATGGGCGCATCCGTGGCGATTCTCTCCAACGGCAGCCGGCCTGAGGCGTGGTGGACCGAGGCGCTGCCGCATCTCGACGAGGCTCTGCTGTCGTTCCACATCGAGCAGGCCGACGTCCAGCACTTCTCTGACCGCGTCGCACAGCTCTCAGCGGTCATCCCCACCCAAGTGAACGTAGTCATGGTGCCCGACCGCTTCGCCGAGTGTCTGGCGATCAGCGACGAGCTGCGGAACCGCCATCCGGCCGCCACCGTGCACTACAAGCCGATGATGGAGCACTGGCGACGGATGAGTGGCGGCTACGACCCGCAGGCCACGCAGGTCCTCTGGAACGCCAACATGGGTGGCGAGCGTCCGGTGCGCTTTCCGCGTGGCACCCTTCTGAAGGGCGACATGCTGCGGCTTGCCGCCGACGGCGCCGCGACCCCGGTCACGCCGATCGAGCTGATCCTCGGTGAGGACAACCACTGGCTGGGCTGGGAGTGCGCGATCGGCCAGGAGACGCTGTTCGTGGAGTTCGACCAGGTTCTGCGCAGCGTGTGCGGCGTCGGCGAACCGCTCGGCACGATCCGCGACCGCGATCTCATCTTCCCCGTCGGCCCGGTCACCTGCACGCGAGCGAGCTGCACCTGCATCGCCGGCATCAAAGCCAGCAAGAGCAGCCCGAACAGCCACGAGGTGCCGCTGCCGACACCGACGGTGCGAACCTCCTGA
- a CDS encoding phosphoketolase family protein, giving the protein MTAGMIDHRTAVSAWIADLTTADAADLQAVKDALDYLCVAQLYLHDNVLLERPLSASDVQPAPAGHWGVGPPVNAVLAALAPLRHRLSGDEVMIVHGAGHAGPSALAMSYLSGELGRRYPRFAWSRDALERLVREFPRGRHGLGTEIGPQLPHQLYMGGQLGGSLAFSCGAALDAPGRLVVPLIGDGECETGILASAWLGADAMHSGGSSGHGIVLPVVLVNGLRMGDRSLLGRMSAGRLRAYFAGLGWTPHLVDGRDVGVLRDTLAAALAATGDLAAADRHVVVVTMPKGLGGPERVEGRQIQGTPQVHKTPLKRPRENAAELAALGAWLTRYRPAALIDPDGAPATSIRRALRPTRPPAPADPTPDVRPDPAGRGGEHGGAFATAVLRSLGRRRRPWRVFSPDELTSNTLDPRHPVLTDRSIEVLNEELCHLWLQGYLETGRTGLFISYEAFAVLNTSLVRQYAKYRRLAAGSRPVASCNYLLTSLGWNNTYTHQDQTFLTAVLDCGFPKTSIYLPADDLRLEATLDRVMDDSEGLNVIVAGKYYETGTRLPADTIATEIETGYSILSGDDPDADPDIVLVGIGDVAHPQLSRAAALLRAGDPHRVVRQVVVHDLAAFGVPEARRRFSPADERRIFGQRSAVVVASSTTATPVRALLFDRAGLSERCLVRGYVDPGRHISGQALLEHCGLDARSLAAAAEQLLQRRDTSLPAPRPTEQIGEP; this is encoded by the coding sequence TTGACCGCCGGGATGATCGACCACCGTACGGCGGTCTCGGCCTGGATCGCCGACCTGACGACCGCCGACGCGGCCGACCTCCAAGCGGTCAAGGACGCGCTCGACTACCTCTGCGTGGCCCAGCTGTACCTTCACGACAACGTGCTGCTGGAGCGGCCGTTGAGCGCCTCGGACGTCCAGCCGGCGCCAGCCGGACACTGGGGGGTGGGCCCACCGGTCAACGCGGTCCTCGCCGCTCTCGCCCCGCTGCGCCACCGACTCTCCGGCGACGAGGTGATGATCGTCCACGGTGCCGGGCACGCCGGCCCCAGCGCGCTCGCGATGTCCTACCTCAGCGGGGAGCTGGGGCGCCGGTACCCCAGGTTCGCCTGGTCGCGGGACGCGCTCGAGCGGCTCGTCCGGGAGTTCCCGCGCGGCCGGCACGGCCTGGGCACGGAAATCGGCCCGCAACTGCCGCACCAGCTCTACATGGGCGGGCAGCTGGGCGGCTCGCTGGCCTTCTCCTGCGGGGCCGCTCTCGACGCGCCCGGCCGGCTCGTCGTCCCCCTGATCGGAGACGGCGAGTGTGAGACCGGCATCCTGGCGAGCGCGTGGCTGGGCGCCGATGCGATGCACAGCGGCGGTTCGTCAGGCCACGGCATCGTCCTGCCCGTGGTCCTGGTCAACGGCCTGCGGATGGGCGACCGTTCGCTGCTCGGGAGGATGAGCGCGGGTCGGCTGCGGGCATATTTCGCCGGGCTCGGCTGGACCCCGCACCTGGTGGACGGCAGAGACGTCGGGGTCCTGCGGGACACGCTCGCCGCCGCCCTCGCCGCGACTGGTGACCTCGCCGCCGCCGACCGGCACGTCGTCGTGGTGACGATGCCCAAGGGACTGGGCGGCCCGGAGCGGGTCGAGGGCCGCCAGATCCAGGGCACGCCCCAGGTGCACAAGACGCCGTTGAAACGACCACGGGAGAACGCCGCAGAGCTCGCGGCGCTGGGAGCCTGGCTCACGCGGTACCGGCCGGCGGCCTTGATCGACCCGGACGGGGCTCCGGCGACCTCGATCCGGCGGGCGCTGCGGCCGACCCGGCCGCCCGCGCCCGCAGACCCGACGCCGGACGTCCGGCCCGATCCGGCGGGACGAGGCGGCGAGCACGGCGGCGCCTTCGCCACCGCGGTCCTACGGTCCCTCGGCCGCCGACGGCGGCCCTGGAGGGTCTTCTCGCCCGACGAGCTGACCTCCAACACTCTGGATCCTCGGCATCCGGTACTGACGGACCGCAGCATCGAGGTGCTCAACGAGGAACTGTGCCACCTGTGGTTGCAGGGCTACCTCGAGACAGGACGGACGGGCCTGTTCATCTCGTACGAGGCGTTCGCGGTCCTCAACACGTCTCTCGTCCGGCAGTACGCCAAGTATCGCCGCCTGGCCGCCGGCAGCCGGCCGGTTGCGAGCTGCAACTATCTGCTGACCAGCCTCGGCTGGAACAACACCTACACCCATCAGGACCAGACCTTCCTGACGGCCGTGCTCGACTGTGGGTTTCCCAAGACGAGCATCTACCTGCCGGCCGACGACCTGCGCCTGGAAGCGACGCTGGATCGCGTCATGGACGACTCCGAAGGCCTGAACGTCATCGTCGCCGGGAAGTACTACGAGACCGGCACCCGATTGCCGGCCGACACGATCGCCACGGAGATCGAGACCGGCTACTCGATCCTCAGCGGCGACGACCCGGACGCCGACCCCGACATCGTTCTGGTGGGCATCGGCGACGTAGCGCACCCGCAACTCAGCCGCGCGGCGGCGCTGCTTCGCGCCGGCGATCCGCACCGGGTCGTGCGTCAGGTCGTCGTCCACGACCTCGCGGCGTTCGGCGTACCCGAGGCACGCCGACGGTTCTCCCCGGCCGACGAGCGCAGGATCTTCGGACAGAGATCCGCGGTAGTGGTCGCCTCGAGCACCACCGCGACCCCCGTGCGCGCGCTGCTCTTCGACCGGGCCGGCCTCTCCGAGCGGTGCCTCGTCCGCGGGTACGTCGATCCCGGCCGCCACATCTCGGGCCAAGCGCTCCTCGAGCATTGTGGCCTTGACGCGCGATCGCTGGCCGCGGCCGCCGAACAGCTCCTGCAGCGCCGTGACACCTCGCTCCCGGCGCCAAGGCCGACAGAGCAGATCGGAGAACCGTGA
- a CDS encoding GGDEF domain-containing protein, with protein sequence MLPRQLDPRRWEERTPQPLPTRGWCRTARQDPITGLVAFPDFNAALPTMIGECFGAGQSLGLAIGDVDGLKEYVERSRDVDPRAFGHMAGCALMNELGSVAAQWFDDMPYDAGCVATFGGDEVIVAVRLDRQERSLFPERLGVLRDRMIERLPRTVSFGYGVFPHDTVLGERDDARETADLMLGSVDQMLFREKAAVRAAGRTVQGFLITFPVPHG encoded by the coding sequence ATGCTGCCACGACAGCTGGACCCGCGCCGTTGGGAAGAGCGCACGCCGCAGCCGTTGCCGACGCGCGGCTGGTGCCGCACGGCGCGGCAGGACCCCATCACGGGCCTGGTCGCCTTCCCGGACTTCAACGCCGCCCTGCCCACCATGATCGGTGAGTGCTTCGGGGCGGGTCAGAGCCTCGGACTGGCGATCGGCGACGTAGACGGCCTCAAGGAGTACGTCGAGCGCTCCCGCGACGTCGATCCCCGGGCATTCGGTCACATGGCCGGGTGCGCGCTGATGAACGAGCTCGGCTCAGTGGCGGCGCAGTGGTTCGACGACATGCCGTACGACGCCGGGTGCGTGGCCACCTTCGGCGGCGACGAAGTAATCGTGGCGGTTCGGCTGGACCGGCAGGAGCGGTCCCTGTTCCCCGAGCGGTTGGGTGTCCTGCGCGACCGCATGATCGAGCGGCTGCCCCGTACGGTCTCCTTCGGGTACGGCGTCTTCCCGCACGACACCGTGCTGGGCGAGCGGGACGACGCCCGGGAGACGGCCGATCTGATGCTCGGCTCCGTCGACCAGATGCTGTTCCGGGAGAAGGCCGCGGTGCGTGCGGCAGGGCGGACGGTTCAGGGATTCCTCATCACCTTCCCGGTGCCTCATGGATGA
- a CDS encoding HAD family hydrolase: MLTDIDVVCLDIGGTVVQTPHGSFTRQLAEVLGCDFTEVRDHLQPFKARRSPVEQLAVSLAEAFGATHRKAELVELLGTLADEARRPVVFDDAAPALSRLADSGVRLAMLSNVLGAVAPPGTSPVLGLDIAVFLSCDIGVAKPSPAAFERVANALRTPASRILHVGDAYETDVLAALHAGSQAVWLRRDPAVTHPAPEAPTIGDLRELPGLLGIGPMPPIHPASPREYGGN; encoded by the coding sequence ATGTTGACCGACATCGACGTGGTGTGCCTGGACATCGGCGGCACAGTCGTGCAGACACCGCACGGTTCGTTCACCCGGCAGCTCGCCGAGGTGCTGGGCTGCGACTTCACCGAGGTGCGCGACCACCTCCAACCCTTCAAGGCGAGACGGTCCCCGGTCGAGCAGCTCGCAGTCTCGCTCGCGGAGGCCTTCGGCGCCACCCACCGCAAGGCCGAACTGGTCGAGCTGCTCGGCACCCTGGCCGACGAGGCGAGGCGTCCCGTCGTGTTCGACGACGCCGCCCCGGCGCTCTCCCGGCTGGCGGACAGCGGCGTCCGGCTCGCCATGCTCAGCAACGTCCTCGGCGCGGTCGCCCCGCCGGGCACCAGTCCCGTGCTCGGTCTCGACATCGCCGTTTTCCTCAGCTGCGACATCGGCGTGGCGAAGCCCAGCCCGGCGGCGTTCGAGCGGGTGGCGAACGCGCTCCGCACGCCCGCCTCCCGGATCCTGCACGTCGGGGACGCGTACGAGACCGACGTGCTGGCCGCGCTGCACGCCGGATCGCAGGCGGTATGGCTCCGTCGCGATCCGGCGGTCACCCATCCGGCCCCGGAGGCTCCCACAATCGGGGATCTACGCGAGCTTCCCGGACTACTGGGCATCGGTCCGATGCCGCCCATCCATCCGGCCAGCCCGAGAGAATACGGGGGCAATTGA
- a CDS encoding enolase C-terminal domain-like protein, which yields MRTEATVAVTIRELEPAPVQHVVPGWAQPWIRPDTTWPEERSSFALSARDMAGYEAVVGPLSPVVAQLVRDQFGPALSSLTTLPRPDGTLPCEGRHRSGSHFRLAQAAVDELAFRLTVAPQASRTRDTVACYATAMGFDLNAPVAPELARWLHDEGYAGQKWRLVADHSGDVGQDDLRALERVLHAASPSPVMVDAIGTWSKATARRLLPVLADLGIRWVEEPCGDLAGLGRPEATWPPIAAGEHAYEPADQWRLLGSGSVDVWQPDVGWSGGITQALATARAARELGVPTVPHGGTLRSALLLAAYTDDVTVPWLEYHLTQEPRRQRCSVDPARPAGGRLSCRSGEELRFRSGEPIILG from the coding sequence GTGCGGACCGAGGCGACCGTCGCGGTCACGATCCGAGAGCTCGAACCCGCACCCGTGCAGCACGTGGTGCCCGGGTGGGCGCAACCCTGGATCCGGCCGGACACGACCTGGCCGGAGGAGCGTTCGTCGTTCGCCCTCAGCGCCCGGGACATGGCCGGCTACGAGGCGGTCGTCGGTCCTCTGAGCCCGGTCGTCGCGCAGTTGGTCAGAGACCAGTTCGGCCCGGCGCTCAGCAGCCTCACCACGCTTCCCCGGCCGGATGGCACGCTGCCCTGCGAGGGAAGGCATCGCAGCGGGAGCCATTTCCGACTGGCGCAGGCCGCGGTGGACGAGCTGGCTTTCCGGCTCACCGTCGCCCCGCAGGCCAGCCGCACACGCGACACCGTCGCCTGCTACGCCACGGCGATGGGGTTCGACCTCAACGCTCCAGTCGCCCCCGAGCTGGCCCGGTGGCTGCACGACGAAGGGTACGCCGGGCAGAAGTGGCGGCTGGTCGCCGACCACAGCGGTGACGTCGGCCAGGACGACCTGCGTGCCCTGGAGCGCGTCCTGCACGCCGCCAGCCCCTCGCCCGTCATGGTGGACGCCATCGGCACCTGGTCGAAGGCGACCGCGCGGCGGCTGCTGCCCGTACTGGCCGATCTGGGCATCCGGTGGGTCGAGGAGCCGTGCGGCGATCTGGCCGGCCTGGGGCGACCTGAGGCGACGTGGCCCCCGATCGCGGCCGGCGAGCACGCCTACGAGCCCGCCGACCAGTGGCGGCTGCTCGGCTCGGGCAGCGTCGACGTGTGGCAGCCAGACGTGGGCTGGAGCGGCGGCATCACACAGGCCCTCGCGACGGCGCGGGCAGCCCGCGAGCTAGGGGTGCCGACGGTGCCGCACGGCGGCACGCTGCGCTCCGCGTTGCTTCTGGCGGCGTACACCGACGACGTGACCGTGCCGTGGTTGGAATACCACCTGACCCAGGAGCCACGACGTCAGAGGTGCAGCGTCGATCCGGCGCGTCCAGCCGGTGGCAGGTTGTCCTGCCGCTCGGGAGAAGAGCTCCGGTTCCGCTCCGGCGAACCCATCATCCTGGGATGA
- a CDS encoding radical SAM protein, whose protein sequence is MTAILESFEELRSLSRKWDVNEEDILLIALNKCGVKSRIPKPRMRIKLRLQTRSDEDIFLILSLGRIDSPFELTEDALYFRGSRIASIEALEDDDAVLGYFRNGTKVLTLNSNARSQCIGCAFCPNTMESASDPRLAALDDLDSYLAALVQDFGLPDMSGIDKVTICTGCFHYESLALKHLAEVREAMGRHGCTGYIHFLSSVLRSREAIEQVAAAGPFHLTTTVECFGRRPEVLKESKASLTPTDVIDILRECGRAGVLADYTYIVGLDPEDLAIKYLEQYAPHTTTFPRFQIFQPHSPFMDMYVTPGGQQMDYYLSMRKQIERLFHDSGLRPKPWENYRPLWYFTFADEQITGARI, encoded by the coding sequence ATGACGGCAATACTTGAGAGTTTCGAAGAACTCCGGTCCCTGTCGCGGAAGTGGGACGTCAACGAGGAGGACATCCTCCTGATCGCCCTCAACAAATGCGGCGTGAAATCCCGCATCCCGAAGCCGCGGATGCGCATCAAACTGCGGTTGCAGACCCGATCCGACGAGGACATCTTCCTGATCCTGTCGCTGGGACGGATCGACTCTCCGTTTGAGCTCACCGAGGACGCGCTGTACTTCCGGGGAAGCCGCATTGCCTCGATCGAGGCGCTCGAGGACGACGATGCCGTGCTCGGCTACTTCCGCAACGGCACGAAGGTGCTGACGCTGAACTCCAATGCCCGCAGCCAATGCATCGGCTGCGCGTTCTGTCCGAACACCATGGAGTCTGCCTCCGACCCGCGGCTGGCCGCCCTCGACGACCTGGACAGCTATCTCGCGGCGCTGGTGCAGGACTTCGGCCTACCGGACATGTCCGGAATCGACAAGGTGACGATCTGCACCGGTTGCTTCCACTACGAGTCGCTCGCGCTCAAGCACCTCGCCGAGGTGCGCGAGGCGATGGGCCGGCATGGCTGCACCGGATACATCCATTTCCTCTCCAGCGTGCTGCGGTCGCGGGAGGCCATCGAGCAGGTCGCGGCCGCGGGACCGTTCCACCTCACCACGACGGTCGAGTGCTTCGGACGGCGGCCGGAAGTCCTCAAGGAGTCCAAGGCCAGCCTGACGCCGACGGACGTGATCGACATCCTGCGCGAGTGCGGCCGTGCGGGGGTCCTGGCCGACTACACGTACATCGTCGGGCTGGACCCGGAGGACCTCGCGATCAAATACCTCGAGCAGTACGCCCCGCACACGACTACCTTCCCCCGCTTCCAGATCTTCCAGCCGCACAGCCCGTTCATGGACATGTACGTCACCCCGGGCGGGCAGCAGATGGACTACTACCTGTCCATGCGCAAACAGATCGAACGCCTGTTCCACGACTCCGGGCTGCGGCCGAAGCCGTGGGAGAACTACCGCCCGCTGTGGTACTTCACCTTTGCGGACGAGCAGATCACCGGCGCCAGGATCTGA